Below is a genomic region from bacterium.
TCCCAAAGGAGCGCCGTGGTATTCGACCTTGACGCCGGCAGCGCTGAGCGTGTCCTCGCCGTAGACCGGCGCCTGGGCCATGCCCAGGTAGCGGGCGCGACCGCGGCGCGCCAGCTCGACCAGGAGCGAGAGCGTAAAGAAGCCGATGCCGCTGGGCCGGCCGACGAGGGCTCTCAGGTCGACCGCGATCTTCGGTGAGCTCGCCATGTCCTCAATCAACGCCGTTCCCGCTCGAGCCGGCGGCCTGGGCCCACACCGACGCCGTCAGCTCGGAGGCCGTAGTCCAGGACAATTCCCGGACACGAGCCGTGCCCGCGGAGATCAAGTCCGAGCGGACCTGGTGGCTTTCGAGCGCCTCGATCACTCGCTCGGCGAAGAGGTCGGGCCGATCCGGAGGCGCGAACAACGCGGCTCCGCCGGTGACCTCACGCAGCACGGGGAGATCCGAGCACACGAGAGGCGTCTCTGCCCACAGAGCCTCGACCGCCGGCAGACCGAAGCCCTCGTACAGTGTCGGGAAGACGACCACCCTGGCGTCGCGGTAAAGAGCCGCCAGTTCGGCGTCCTCCACGTATCCGAGATGAAGCAGCCAGCCCTGCCGCTCGGCCTCGTCGACCTTGGCGCGTACCGCCTCGGTCTTCCATCCGAACTTGCCGCACAGAACCAGCGTGGGCGCGTTCTCCAGACGCTCGCGCACGTGGCGCCAGGTGTCGAGCAGTCCGGCGACGTTTTTTCTCGGCTCGATGGTCCCGACGTGAAGTGCGAACTCCCCGGGTGTCCCTGCCGGGAGCTCGCCGGGCTCGACCGTCGCCAGCTGTCCCGGGCCGTGGTGGACTACCGTCACGCGCTCGGGGTCGGCCAGACCCTCGGCGACCAGTTCCTCCTTGATGGCGCCACTGACCGTGATCAGCCGGGCCGCCTCGAAGACCGCGTGCTCGAACTTCTCATTGAGCTCCAAGAGGGTCTCTCGCCGGAGCGTCCAGGCGAAGTGCTTGAGTCCCAGGTCGTGAACCGTGGCGACGCGGGCGCCGCGGGCCAGGTCGAATCTGCGCGGCAGAAAGTAGTTCGGGGCGAAGAGCACGTCGTTGCCGTCGGCGGCGATAAGGAGCGGCTCGAGCCTGCGAAGCCAGCCGATCAACCGGCCGGCCGGAAGCGCCAGTCCGTCTGGGACCTCTCTCTGAACGAGCTCGATCGCGGGGCCGGCGGGGAGCACGACGACCGGGTCCTCCGAGTCGCTGCTCCTGACGGTGCTGGGCCCGTAGAGCCGAATACGCAGGTCGTCGCGATCGGCCAGGTGCTCGAGCAGCCGGTAGAGATACCAGCCGATGCCGGTGAGCGGTTCCCAGAATGACGCGATCTCGATACCGACGGTCAGGCGCTCTTCGGAGCGCCGAGCGCTGAGGCTCGCGAGCTCGCGGCGGAGCCAGCCGACGGTTCGGCTCCAGCGTGGCAGGCTCAGAAACGCGAGCAGCAGGTCACGCCCCCAGCCGATATAACCGCGGGTGATGTCAAAGGCGATGCGCAGACGCGGGAAGCGCCGGGACAGCCCACGCTTGATCCGCTGGCTCAGCGTCCACTCATCCGCGCCGTTCGTGTGCGAGGTATCTTCGCTAGACAAGGTAGTCCCCGACTGGGCCTGGTCATCGTCCCAGATACCGCGGCCGGGGATCAAGGCACGCTCGTTGACACCACCCCTTTCTTTTCGTAGCCTTTCCCGGGCTGGCACGGAGGCTGGCAATGGAGATTCGACTCGATCAAATTGGTGACGAGCCGTTCCACTGGCAGGAGAATCGCTCCGTTCCGGTCGAGTCCCTAGAGCGATCTCAGCTGCTCGAGCTTGGTGAGGTTGGCTGGGAAGGGGAGATCACTCGAACGAATTCGGGGTTCTTGCTGACCGCGCGACTGCGCTACTCACAGGCTCTCGAATGTCCTCGGTGTTTGGGGCGGTCGCCGGGCGAGATAGAAAGCGAAGTCGAACTACTCATTCAACCCAAGAGCAAAGAGCCCGTCGTCGGCGAGCTGGAGCTCGAAGAATCGGATCTGGGCGTGCTCTATCTCGAGGACGAGATTCTGAACACCGATCCGATTCTGATCGAACAAATTCAACTGAACGTACCTATGAGACAATTGTGTCGGCAGGATTGTGCCGGGCTTTGCCCCCAGTGCGGTATCGATCGCAACGTCGATTCCTGTGAGTGCGACGAGGTGGTGGATCCCAGGTGGGCCTCACTGACCGCTCTTCGCGACCGACTCGAAAACTAGCAACGAGGAAACCCCGATGGCCAATCCCAAGCGTAGAACCTCCAAAGCCCGGCGAGACCGACGTCGATCGCACGACGCCCTGACCTCGCCGCCCGCGTCGAAATGTCCGAACTGCGGCGAGACCAAGCTCCCGCATCGCGCCTGCCCGCATTGCGGTCAGTACCGCGACCGGCAGGTTATCGACGTCGAAGAGTCGCTCTAAACCCGGCTCGACAGTGAGTGAAGAGCACCGAGCGCCCTCCTGCGAGGGGTGGCCATGCTGATTGCGGTGGACGCAATGGGTGGCGATCACGCTCCCGAGGCCGTTGTGCTTGGCGTCCGCGACGCCCTGGCGGAAGGTGATCTTCGAATCGCCCTGGTGGGCCGGTGCGAGGCCCTGGCGCCGTTGCTGGGTGCCGACCACGCTCGCATGGAGATCGTTGACGCCTCCGAGGTCGTGGGCATGGACGAGCCGGCGACCACGCCGATTCGCAAGAAGCGGGACTCCTCGATCAGGGTAGCCTGCAATCTGGTGCGTGCGGGCGACGCCCAAGCGGTCGTTTCTTGCGGCAACACCGGCGCGGCGCTCGCGGCCGCCAAGCTGGTCATGGGCACCATCACCGGCGTGGATCGGCCGGCCCTGGCCGCGGTGTTTCCGAACCAGCAGGGTCGAACCGTGGTTCTCGACGTCGGCGCGAATGTCGATGCCAAGCCGGCCCAGCTGCGCGAGTTCGCGGTCATGGGGCACTTCTACGCTCAGGACGTTCTGGGCACCCCGCGGCCACGGATCGGGCTGCTCTCGATCGGCGAAGAAGCGGTCAAGGGAACCGAGATCACCAAGCAGGTGTTTACCGTTCTCGAAGAAACCGGACTGAACTTCGTCGGCAACGTCGAGGGGCATGACGTCTTCACGGGCTCCGTCGACGTCGTCGTGTGCGACGGTTTCGTCGGCAACGTGCTGCTGAAGAGCGCCGAGGCATTGGCCAGTCTGCTCGGCCGGATGCTCCGCGAAGAGCTTTCGCGCGATTTGCGATCGAAGGCCGCCTATCTGTTCGGACGTCCCGCTCTCGATAACCTGCGACGGCGAACGGACTACCAGGAGACGGGTGCGGTGCCGCTGTTGGGACTCAGGGGCGGGTGCTTCATCGGTCACGGCAGATCCGAGGCTCGCGCGGTAACCAGCGCGATTCGACAGGCTGCGGCCTTCGCCCGAGCCGGTTTGCACGCGAAAATGGAGGACAAGATGGCTGAGCTTCACGCGCGAGAGAGAACCGTGCTGGGTGTGGCCGAGGTCCGGCCGGAGCCCAGATCGGAAGAGGTGCCGGCATGAAGCGCGCACGCATCATTGGTACCGGGCGATCGGTACCGGAGAAGATCCTGACCAACGCCGATTTCGAGCGCATGGTCGATACCTCGGACGAGTGGATTACCGCACGAACCGGAATCAAGGAACGCAGGATCTCCTCGGACGAGGAGGCGCTGTCGGACTTTGCGATCCCCGCTGCTCGGCAAGCTCTCCAGATGGCCGGTGTCGGCGGCGAGGAGGTCGACCTCATCATCGTGGCGACGGTGACGCCCGACACCAGCTTTCCGGCGACTTCGACCCAGGTCCAGGAGGCGGTTGGCGCCAAGAATGCCGCCGCCTTCGATCTTTCGGCGGCCTGTACGGGATTCATCTATGGCCTCGGAGTCGTCAGGAGCATGATCGACGCCGGAACCATCAAGACCGCGGTGGTGATCGGTGCCGAGGTTCTTTCGAAGATCGTCGACTACACCGAACGCTCCACCAGCGTTCTCTTCGGTGACGGCGCGGGCGCCGTGGTGGTCCGCGCCGCGGAAGGGGAGCCGGGCCTGCTCGGCATCGCGCTGCACAGCGACGGCTCTCTCGGGCATCTGATCGACCGGCCCGTGGGTGGCAGCCGGCACCCACTCAAGTCACTCGACTCGGAAGCGGACCTGGGCTTCATCCGCATGCGCGGCAACGAGACGTTTCGAGTAGCGGTTCGGTCGCTCGCCGATGTCAGCAACGAGGTACTCGACCAATGCGGAGTCTCTCCTGCCGAGGTCGATTGGTTCATTCCCCATCAGGCCAACCGCAGAATCATCGACGCCGTCGGCCAGCGCCTGGCGATTCCCGAAGGTCATACCTACGTCAACGTCGAGCGTTACGGCAATACCTCCGCCGCTTCCATTCCGATCGCGCTCGACGAGCTCAATCGCTCCGGCAAGATCGATGAAGGCCAGCTGGTGCTGCTCTCGGCCTTCGGTTCGGGACTCACCTGGGGGGCCAGCCTGATTCGCTGGTGAGGCGTCGCGGCGGTAGGAAGCCATGTGCGGCGCCGGCAAGTAAGGAGACGCAGTGCAAAAAGTCGGTTTCGTGTTCCCGGGTCAGGGGTCCCAAAAGGTCGGCATGGGCCGGAGTTGGGCGTCGGTCTCGCCGGCGGCGCAGGCGGTTTTCGATGAGGCGGACCGTGCGCTCGGAATCGAGCTCGCCGGGCTGTGCTGGGAGGGTCCGGCCGAGGATCTCCAACGCACCGAGAACACACAGCCGGCGATTCTGACGACTTCGGTGGCGATCTTGCGGGCGGCGCACGACCGGTTGCCCCAGCCGGTGGTCGTCGCGGGACACAGCCTCGGTGAGTACTCGGCCCTGGTCGCCGCCGGAGTGCTCGAGTTCTCCGACGCCGTGGGGCTCGTTCGAGAGCGCGGACGCTTGATGCAGCAAGCCGTGCCCGAAGGCGAAGGGGCGATGGCGGCGATTCTGGGACTGGACGCCGGCACGGTCGAAGATCTGGCCCGGGAGGCTTCCTCGGTGGGGGTCTGCGCCGCGGCCAACTTCAACGCGCCGGTGCAGACGGTGATCGCCGGTGACAGCACGGCGGTGGAAAAGGCGGTGGATCTCGCCAAGGCACGCGGCGCCAAGCGGGCGGTCTTGCTGCCGGTCTCGGCGCCGTTTCACTCGCCGCTTATGGCGCCGGCCCGTGCAGGGCTCGAGCCGTTGCTGGCCGAGACCGGCTTCGGCAAGCCCGGGGTTCCGGTCGTCAACAATGTCGATGCCGCGCCGGTCGTCGAAGGAGCGGAATGCCGCGGAGCGCTCGGCCGGCAGGTCGACAACCCCGTCCGGTGGGTCGAATCGGTGCAGCGAATGAGCGACGAATTCGAGGTCGATACCTTTGTCGAGATCGGCCCGGGCTCGGTTCTGTCCGGCTTGATTCGGCGGATCGTGCCCGGGGCCAGGGTCGTGAGCCTCGCGGAGCCCAGTGGACTCGAGAAACTCGCCGAGGAGGCTACGTCATGACTGACTTCAGATTGGACGGCAAGACCGCGCTGGTGACCGGAGCGTCTCAGGGGATCGGCGCGGCCATCGCTCGCCGCCTGTCGGCGCAGGGGGCGCGCCTGGTGCTGGTCGCTCGAAGCGAGGACAAGCTCGAAGCGCTCGCCGAGGAGATGCGGTCCGCGGGCGGCGAGGCGCTCGCCCATACGCTCGACCTGGCCCGGCCCGAGGCCGTCGGCGATCGGCTCGGCCAGCTGCCCGAGGACTTCGCCGCAATCGACATTCTGGTCAACAACGCCGGGATCACCGCCGACAATCTGTTCGTGCGGATGGACCTCGAGCAGTGGGAGCGCGTGCTGAAAACCAATCTGACCGGCGCCTACGCGGTCACCCGCGCCTTGGCGCGAGGCATGATGCGCAGGCGCTGGGGCAGGATCATCAACGTGTCGTCGGTGGTCGGCTTGATGGGTAACGCCGGGCAGGCCAACTATGCCGCCGCCAAGGCGGGCCTGATCGGCTTTTCGAAGGCCCTGGCCCGCGAGCTCGCGAGCCGGAACATCACCGTCAACGTCATAGCTCCCGGCTACATCCGAACCGCGATGACCGAAGACCTTCCCGAGGAAACGGCCAAGGAGCTCGAGACCTCGATTCCGCTCAAGCGCCTCGGCGAAGTCGAGGACATTGCGGCGGGCGCCGTTTTTCTGGCCAGCGACGCCGCGGGCTACGTTACCGGTCATGTTCTCAACATCTCGGGCGGGCTGTATATCTAGGAGAGGTCGAGGAGGCATCCCGGAGCCCGGGAAATTCTCGGCCCGGGTCCGCTGTTCTCCATGACGGGCCAAGACTGGTAGCATTCCCGCTCACGCCGTAATAGTGTTTGCTGGCACCGGCTTGGGAGTCGACATCGAGAGCGACGGCCCGCTATAAGAATCTACAAGGAGAGATCGACACATGAGTGTTGCAGAAAAAGTAAAGAGCATTATCGTGGAGCAACTGGGGGTTGACGAAAACCAGGTCACGGCGGAGGCGAGTTTTACCGACGACCTCGGTGGAGACTCCCTGGACGTGGTCGAGCTGGTGATGGCGCTGGAAGAGGAGTTCAAGATCGAGATTCCGGACGAGGATGCCGAGAAGATCGGCAAGGTCCAGGAAGCCATCGACTACATCTCCGCGAACGCCGGCTCTGAATAGAAGGAACCGATGCCGACGCGATACTCGAGGCGTCGGCACGAGGTGATCGAATGGAACGCCGCCGCGTCGTCGTAACGGGTATCGGCCTGGTGTCACCCATGGGGGTGGGCACCCAGCCGACCTGGACCGCGCTCTTGGCCAGCAAGAGCGGGATCGGCCTCAATACGCGTTTCGACACCGCCGAATACACCAGCAAGATCGCCGGCGAGATTCCGGACCTCGACGTTTCGAAGTATCTGGACTCGAAGGTCGTTCGCCGAAGCGATCCGTTCATGCAGTACGCCCTGATGGCGGCCGAGGAGGCGTTTCAGGATTCCGGGCTGCCGCTGGACGACGTCGGTCGCGAACGCATCGGCGTGATCATCGGTTCGGGCATCGGCGGCCTGTCGACCATCGAAAGCAACCTGCGAATCCTCGACGCCAAGGGACCGCGGCGGATCACTCCGTTTCTGATTCCGGGCCTGGCGGTCAACATGGCATCGGGTCAGGTTTCGATTCGCTACGGCGTAACCGGTCCGAATTCGGCCCCGGCGACCGCCTGCACAACCGGGCTCCACGCGGTGGGCGATGCCTTTCGGCTAATCCAGCATGGTTATGCCGATGCCATGTTCGCCGGTGGCAGCGAGGCGCCCATCACCACCCTTGCGGTGGGCGGATTCTGTTCGATGAAGGCGCTTTCGACGCGCAACGACGAGCCGGAGAAAGCGTCGCGGCCCTGGGACCGGGACCGAGACGGCTTCGTGATCGGGGAGGGTGCCGGAGTCCTGATCCTCGAGGAGCTGGAAGCCGCCAGCAAGCGAGGGGCTTCGATCTATGCCGAGATCTCGGGCTATGGCATGAGCGGAGATGCGTATCACGTCTCGGCGCCTCATCCCGAGGGCGCGGGAGCGATCAAGGTGATGGAGCGTGCGCTCGATGACGCCGGCATCGACCGCGATCGCGTCGACTACATCAACGCTCACGGCACCTCGACGCCGCTGGGCGACGAGAGCGAGGTAGCCGCGATCAAGGCCGTGTTCGGAGCGCGCGCCAAGGAGCTGGCGGTGTCTTCGACCAAGTCGGCGACCGGGCACCTGCTGGGCGCCGCCGGTGGTCTCGAGGCCGGGATCCTGGCCCTGGCCCTGCGCGATCAGGTCATGCCGGCGACGCTGAACCTCGATAACCCGAGTGAGGACTGTGATCTCGATTTCGTGCCGCACACGCCACGCGAATCCAAGATCGATGTCGCCCTGACCAACTCCTTCGGCTTCGGCGGCACCAACGGCGCGATCGCGATGTCGCGCTTCGACCGCTAGCCTCCGTATAGGAGTCGACTTCAGTGTCGACCGAATCGAGAGTGTCGCGCCGGTGCCGCCCCTTCGCGAACGAAGAGAGGTTCACTCCGGGGCGCACGCGGCGCTCCTTCAGGCCCCGCACCGGGGAGGCCGAGACCGTCTGCTCTCCGACAGTCCTAGACGCCAAATTGTCGCAGATGGTGGTCGAGGTGGCGGTAGGCGAGCCGGCCCCAGGCTCGGATCGAGAGCTTGCCGAAGATCGGGTGAGGCGCGGAGCTGGTGCGAATCCGTTCGGCAAAATGCTCAATCAGATCCAGTAGCTGGGTCTTCTCGGCCTCCCAGGTCTCGACCTCTGCCCGGATCAGCTCCGGAGCCGTGGGGGCGCTCTTGGGCCATGGCGCGAGGTAGACGAGCATCTGCTTGATCGGCGCCCTGCCGAAGATGCTCTTTCGGGGTCTGCACGTGATCTCGCCCAGGGACATGCGCAGCTGTGCCGCACAGTGGGAGAGCATCGCGGTGGCGTTCATCCGGCCCCACCGAGGCTTCATCGAGGCATCGAGAGAGCCGATACGATTTCGCACGAGCTGGCGCGTGGTTGTCGAGAGGATGTTGTGCAAGAGTGTCTCCTTAGTCCGCGAGCTCGCGGTCGAAGAACCGTGTCATCCGCTCGTAGAAGTGGCGCGAGTCCTTGCCTTTGAAACCGTGCTTCTGACGCGGGTGGATCGCCAACTCGAAGGGTTTCTGAGCCGCGACCAGCTTGGCGGCCATTGCGAACGTGTTCTGCGGGTGGACGTTGTCGTCGGCCGTGCCGTGAACCAGCAGCAGAGCGTCTTCGAGCTTCGCCGCGTGGTGGATGACCGAAGACTGCTCATAGCCCTCGGCGTTGTCTTGCGGGTGGTCGAGGTAGCGCTCGGTCCAGATCGAGTCATAGAAGCGCCAGCTCGTGACCGGAGCCCCGGACACCGCCGCGCGCCAGGTGCCCGGACTGTTGAGAGCGGAATAGAGGGTGTTCGAGCCGCCTCCCGACCATCCCCAAAGGCCGATGCGATCGGGGTCCACCCAGCCCAGGCTTCTCAGATACTCGAATCCGGCCTTCTGGGCCGCGAGGTTGACCTCGCCGAAGCGCCGGTGCAGCCGATCGGCACCGAGCTTGCCGAAGTAATTGGAGCCGGAATTGTCGACCATGAGGACCCCGTAGCCACGGTCGGCCATCAGCTTGTGCCAGAGGTTGCGCCCCCGGGTGCCCCAGCGGTCACTGACGACCTGGGACGCCGGGCCGCCGTAGTGGTATTGAATGACCGGGCGCTTGTCCCCCGAGCCGGTCGTCTTCGGCTCGAGCAGCGCAGCGGGGAGCTCGGAGCCCTCGGGGCCGGGGATCGTCAGGAACGTCCAGCTTGGCAGCTGCACCGGGTCGTAGCCCTCCGGGGCGGTGACCGGCAGATCGCCGAGGTGAAGGCCGGAGAGCTCCACGACTTTGCCGGTGAAAGGAACGTCGGACCGGCTCTCCAGGATCGCGGTGCGCCCGGATGCTCGCGCCACGGTGGCAACGGCGGTTGTGCCTTCGGACGACATCGCCACCGGAGCCTCGCCCGACAACGATTGCGAGAAAACGGCTCGGTGCAGCGCTCCCAGCCCCTGGGTCTCATATCCGGTCCAGACCACCGATTCCGCGCTCGCCACGAGCTCGTCGACGTGCTCCGTCGTCCAGCCTTCGGGAGTGAGCTCACGAATTGGCGTTCCGTCGGAGCCGTGGAGCCACAGTCGTCTCCAACCGTTCGCCTCGGTGGTCCAAAGGAAGCGGCCGTCGGGCAGGAACCTGAGGTCTTCGGTGAGGTTGACCCAGGTCTTCGCCATTTCCTCGAGCAGGAGCTTGCACGGCTCGCGACGCAGCGGACAAGTCAATAGCTCGAGGCGATTCTGGTCTCGGTTGAGCCTCTGGATGGCGACTCCGCTGCCGTCGGGCAGCCAGTCGACGCGTCCCAGGTAGCTGTCGTCCTCGGAGTTCGAGATCAGCCACCGGGTCGAGCCGGCGGCGAGCTCGACCACGCCCACCTGCACGGTCGGATTGACCTCGCCCGCCTTCGGGTACCTCTGGGGCGTGACCTCCGGGTACTGCTGAGTGAAATCCACCAGCGGGTACTCCCGTACCAAGGACTCGTCGAACCTGTAGTAGGCGATTCGCGAGCCATCCGGGCTCCACCAGTGCCCCTTCTGCTGCCGGCCCCAGATCTCTTCCCAGTAGACCCAATCGGTTTTGCCGTTGAGCGTCAGGCCCTCGCGGCCGTCTTCGGTCAAGCGGCGCTCGCCTCCGGACTCGAGATCGAGAACCCAGAGATCGTTGTCGCGAACGAAGGCGACGCGGCCGCCGTCCGGCGAGAAGTGTGGATTCTCCTCCGCGCTCTGCGTCGCGGTCAGGCGATCGGGCGCGTCCGCTTCAAGGGGTAAGAGGAATAGGTCTCCGCCGGACTCGATCAGTAGCGCGCGGCCGTCGGGAGCCCAGTGGAAGGCGTCGAGCTCACCGAGCTCGCCGTCGTGCGCACCGACGTGCCGGCGCTGCTCGCCGCTGTCGGGATTCAGGGTCCAGAGCCCCAGCCCTTTGCCGTCGTCGTAGGCAAACGCTAGGCGCAGGCCGTCCGGCGCCCAAGCCAGCTTCTCCGGTTTGCGGCCGGCCGCGTTGTCCCCGAACAGAACCTCGAAGTCGAGGGCGGGAAGGCGCCCGCTCTCGTGTTTGTCGAAGGGCGAACCGCAGGCGAGGAAAACCAGGGTCAGCACGGATAGGGGGCCGGTGAAGCGATTCATGGTCACCCGAGAATACTGCAGCCGAAAGGTTGGTAGCATCCTGCCGTGAACAATCGATGGAGACTGGAATGAGCTTTCTGTTCTGGGAAAAGGCTCTTTTGCTTGCTCTCGTGGTCGTTTCCGCCGGCCTCTTCGCGAGGGATCTTCGAACGAAGATCCGACACATTCTGGCCGGGCGATCGGACCGGCCCAGAACCGACAGAT
It encodes:
- a CDS encoding glycosyltransferase family 4 protein gives rise to the protein MIPGRGIWDDDQAQSGTTLSSEDTSHTNGADEWTLSQRIKRGLSRRFPRLRIAFDITRGYIGWGRDLLLAFLSLPRWSRTVGWLRRELASLSARRSEERLTVGIEIASFWEPLTGIGWYLYRLLEHLADRDDLRIRLYGPSTVRSSDSEDPVVVLPAGPAIELVQREVPDGLALPAGRLIGWLRRLEPLLIAADGNDVLFAPNYFLPRRFDLARGARVATVHDLGLKHFAWTLRRETLLELNEKFEHAVFEAARLITVSGAIKEELVAEGLADPERVTVVHHGPGQLATVEPGELPAGTPGEFALHVGTIEPRKNVAGLLDTWRHVRERLENAPTLVLCGKFGWKTEAVRAKVDEAERQGWLLHLGYVEDAELAALYRDARVVVFPTLYEGFGLPAVEALWAETPLVCSDLPVLREVTGGAALFAPPDRPDLFAERVIEALESHQVRSDLISAGTARVRELSWTTASELTASVWAQAAGSSGNGVD
- a CDS encoding DUF177 domain-containing protein, coding for MEIRLDQIGDEPFHWQENRSVPVESLERSQLLELGEVGWEGEITRTNSGFLLTARLRYSQALECPRCLGRSPGEIESEVELLIQPKSKEPVVGELELEESDLGVLYLEDEILNTDPILIEQIQLNVPMRQLCRQDCAGLCPQCGIDRNVDSCECDEVVDPRWASLTALRDRLEN
- the rpmF gene encoding 50S ribosomal protein L32, yielding MANPKRRTSKARRDRRRSHDALTSPPASKCPNCGETKLPHRACPHCGQYRDRQVIDVEESL
- the plsX gene encoding phosphate acyltransferase PlsX codes for the protein MLIAVDAMGGDHAPEAVVLGVRDALAEGDLRIALVGRCEALAPLLGADHARMEIVDASEVVGMDEPATTPIRKKRDSSIRVACNLVRAGDAQAVVSCGNTGAALAAAKLVMGTITGVDRPALAAVFPNQQGRTVVLDVGANVDAKPAQLREFAVMGHFYAQDVLGTPRPRIGLLSIGEEAVKGTEITKQVFTVLEETGLNFVGNVEGHDVFTGSVDVVVCDGFVGNVLLKSAEALASLLGRMLREELSRDLRSKAAYLFGRPALDNLRRRTDYQETGAVPLLGLRGGCFIGHGRSEARAVTSAIRQAAAFARAGLHAKMEDKMAELHARERTVLGVAEVRPEPRSEEVPA
- a CDS encoding ketoacyl-ACP synthase III — its product is MKRARIIGTGRSVPEKILTNADFERMVDTSDEWITARTGIKERRISSDEEALSDFAIPAARQALQMAGVGGEEVDLIIVATVTPDTSFPATSTQVQEAVGAKNAAAFDLSAACTGFIYGLGVVRSMIDAGTIKTAVVIGAEVLSKIVDYTERSTSVLFGDGAGAVVVRAAEGEPGLLGIALHSDGSLGHLIDRPVGGSRHPLKSLDSEADLGFIRMRGNETFRVAVRSLADVSNEVLDQCGVSPAEVDWFIPHQANRRIIDAVGQRLAIPEGHTYVNVERYGNTSAASIPIALDELNRSGKIDEGQLVLLSAFGSGLTWGASLIRW
- the fabD gene encoding ACP S-malonyltransferase, which encodes MQKVGFVFPGQGSQKVGMGRSWASVSPAAQAVFDEADRALGIELAGLCWEGPAEDLQRTENTQPAILTTSVAILRAAHDRLPQPVVVAGHSLGEYSALVAAGVLEFSDAVGLVRERGRLMQQAVPEGEGAMAAILGLDAGTVEDLAREASSVGVCAAANFNAPVQTVIAGDSTAVEKAVDLAKARGAKRAVLLPVSAPFHSPLMAPARAGLEPLLAETGFGKPGVPVVNNVDAAPVVEGAECRGALGRQVDNPVRWVESVQRMSDEFEVDTFVEIGPGSVLSGLIRRIVPGARVVSLAEPSGLEKLAEEATS
- the fabG gene encoding 3-oxoacyl-[acyl-carrier-protein] reductase; this translates as MTDFRLDGKTALVTGASQGIGAAIARRLSAQGARLVLVARSEDKLEALAEEMRSAGGEALAHTLDLARPEAVGDRLGQLPEDFAAIDILVNNAGITADNLFVRMDLEQWERVLKTNLTGAYAVTRALARGMMRRRWGRIINVSSVVGLMGNAGQANYAAAKAGLIGFSKALARELASRNITVNVIAPGYIRTAMTEDLPEETAKELETSIPLKRLGEVEDIAAGAVFLASDAAGYVTGHVLNISGGLYI
- the acpP gene encoding acyl carrier protein, which translates into the protein MSVAEKVKSIIVEQLGVDENQVTAEASFTDDLGGDSLDVVELVMALEEEFKIEIPDEDAEKIGKVQEAIDYISANAGSE
- the fabF gene encoding beta-ketoacyl-ACP synthase II codes for the protein MERRRVVVTGIGLVSPMGVGTQPTWTALLASKSGIGLNTRFDTAEYTSKIAGEIPDLDVSKYLDSKVVRRSDPFMQYALMAAEEAFQDSGLPLDDVGRERIGVIIGSGIGGLSTIESNLRILDAKGPRRITPFLIPGLAVNMASGQVSIRYGVTGPNSAPATACTTGLHAVGDAFRLIQHGYADAMFAGGSEAPITTLAVGGFCSMKALSTRNDEPEKASRPWDRDRDGFVIGEGAGVLILEELEAASKRGASIYAEISGYGMSGDAYHVSAPHPEGAGAIKVMERALDDAGIDRDRVDYINAHGTSTPLGDESEVAAIKAVFGARAKELAVSSTKSATGHLLGAAGGLEAGILALALRDQVMPATLNLDNPSEDCDLDFVPHTPRESKIDVALTNSFGFGGTNGAIAMSRFDR
- a CDS encoding DinB family protein translates to MHNILSTTTRQLVRNRIGSLDASMKPRWGRMNATAMLSHCAAQLRMSLGEITCRPRKSIFGRAPIKQMLVYLAPWPKSAPTAPELIRAEVETWEAEKTQLLDLIEHFAERIRTSSAPHPIFGKLSIRAWGRLAYRHLDHHLRQFGV
- a CDS encoding prolyl oligopeptidase family serine peptidase; translated protein: MTMNRFTGPLSVLTLVFLACGSPFDKHESGRLPALDFEVLFGDNAAGRKPEKLAWAPDGLRLAFAYDDGKGLGLWTLNPDSGEQRRHVGAHDGELGELDAFHWAPDGRALLIESGGDLFLLPLEADAPDRLTATQSAEENPHFSPDGGRVAFVRDNDLWVLDLESGGERRLTEDGREGLTLNGKTDWVYWEEIWGRQQKGHWWSPDGSRIAYYRFDESLVREYPLVDFTQQYPEVTPQRYPKAGEVNPTVQVGVVELAAGSTRWLISNSEDDSYLGRVDWLPDGSGVAIQRLNRDQNRLELLTCPLRREPCKLLLEEMAKTWVNLTEDLRFLPDGRFLWTTEANGWRRLWLHGSDGTPIRELTPEGWTTEHVDELVASAESVVWTGYETQGLGALHRAVFSQSLSGEAPVAMSSEGTTAVATVARASGRTAILESRSDVPFTGKVVELSGLHLGDLPVTAPEGYDPVQLPSWTFLTIPGPEGSELPAALLEPKTTGSGDKRPVIQYHYGGPASQVVSDRWGTRGRNLWHKLMADRGYGVLMVDNSGSNYFGKLGADRLHRRFGEVNLAAQKAGFEYLRSLGWVDPDRIGLWGWSGGGSNTLYSALNSPGTWRAAVSGAPVTSWRFYDSIWTERYLDHPQDNAEGYEQSSVIHHAAKLEDALLLVHGTADDNVHPQNTFAMAAKLVAAQKPFELAIHPRQKHGFKGKDSRHFYERMTRFFDRELAD